tacgtgcaggccgccgccgacgaccaggagtagtttaggaggatcccaggcaggaggcctgcgcctctttcgatctgtatcccagtttgtgctagccatcttatgtcaacttgtttaacttatgtctgtactcagatattgttgcttccgttgactcatctatgatcgagcacttgtattcgagccctcgaggcccctggcttgtattatgatgcttgtatgacttatttttattttagagttgtgttgtgatatcttcctgtgagtccctgatcttgatcgtacacgtttgcgtgtatgattcgtgtacgattgaatcgggggcatcacaatagTAGACATgacacctacacacaaaagaacaaatacttgcacccaacgtgatcaagggggttgtcaatcccctcggcgtTTAATTGCATCAAGTCTCTTTTTTAACACAAGGAAGGCGCCAACAAGCGCCAAATTTCAACTCATAGGCAATGTACAACACGTATGACATATCCCTGCATTTGGAAATTGAGAAAGGAGAGCAAAACAGGGCAAGAGCCATTGGTATGAGTAGAATGAGTACAATTGAAAACAAGTTCTACTCTTGAGTTGAGAACCTGATGAGCACAATTATGAGCAATTCCATTAGTATTCCTAGAGATATGGTAAACAGCAAAAGGGAGTTGTGAAGTGTCATGAAAGAACTCGCTAATTGGTTGTCTGCATCTCCAAGTGATGATCGGGCTGTTGATATCTCTGTATGCTACCATCTTGGCTAAAGAAAGATTGTAAGGAAAGTAATCCGCTGAAGTTGAAGCCTAGAAGCAACCTTTGCAGCAAAGTGAAGCGCAAGAGCTTCAGCGACGAGAGGCGAGGCAGCAGAGTCAACAGAAGCTTGGATCATAATCAGTGAATCTGAACGGTCTCCGGGAATGTTAATGTGCACACCAATTCCAGTCGCCATCGAATCCCCCCAACCTGGTACGTTCTTTTTCTTCCAAGAAGCGTCACAAAAATCTTGGTACCTGCAATTGCTAGATCAGATCGAAGGGTACAACCTTGCTGGATATTTTCATGGCATTGAGGGAACATGCCAGAAGACACATTAAGAGGAGGAGTAGGTTGGCTTCCTGGATTGAGGGATCAAGTCTGATAAtggtagatagataaacaaaaacacaaaataaaataacggtaaataaattgcagcaaggtatttttggtttttaatatatgataaagatagacccgaaggccatagttttcactaggggcttctctctcgaacaaaaaaacatacggtgggtaaacaaattactgttggacaattgatagaaaagcgcatagttatgatgatatccaaggcaattatcatgtatataggcatcacatccgagacaggtagaccgactcctgcctgcatctagtattgttactccacacatcgaccgctatccagcatgcatctagaatattaagtcgATGGCAGCCTGAACAACCATCCGACGTCACCAGTGCATGCAACACAGGTCTCACCATCCACCACTGAGTTGACGAAGCGACCGAAGAACGCGGGGTACTCCACCAGCGCGCGTGACAACATGGTGCGGATCTCCTCGGCTGGCCCGGCGCCGTCAACGCGCAGGTTGCCGTTGTGCCGGAACATATGCAGAGACCGCACGGTTTGGCGCAATCTAGGAACATGGTCTGACGTTGCCGACACAGATGGGGCGACGAGAGTAGATGTAATAAGGCCATTGATGCAGGAGGCGAGAGGATCCTTGTAGTGGGCCATGTCAGAAGTGCACCAAACAGATACTTAACGTAGGAAACTGAAAAGATGAAACAGAAGGGAAACCAATCGATGGAAAGAGATGGGCGAATGCCTCAATCAATTTTAGGTGCATTTGTTGTTGTAATTGTGATGGGGAAAACATGGTCGTTAGTGGCGGAACATAAGACTATCAGCAGCGAGTCAATGCGATGTTATCTACGTATGCGCTGCTAGTTGGTTCACCGAATTTAAGTAGACAAAGTGATGTTACTCGGTCAAAATAGTACTAATGGCCTGGGAGCATGCATATAGGGGGCCACAATTGGCTGGTGAAAGAGAGAAATAGTGAGGGAGAGTTAGTTGTCATGGTGAGATTATTGTAACTGAAGTGGTGATATGGCAATGCCGACGTGGACAATCTACATGTTGAGAGAATGCCCTGTAGTGTGGatgaacttcttaagaatgtaaggtTCACCGAACTTAAGTAGAGAAAGTGATGTTACTCGGTTAAAATAGTACTAATGGTCtgggagcatgcatgtagtgggcCATAATCGGCTGGTGAAAGAGAGAAATAGTGAGGGAGAGGTCGTTGTCATGGTGAGATTATTGTAACTAAAGTGGTGATATGGCAATACTGATGTGGACAATCTGCATGTTGAGAGAATGCCTTGTAGTGGGGGTGAACTTCTTAAGAATGTAGGATGTAGGATTAGTTACCTATATTTTTCTAGTTTGGTATTAACTATCCCACCATTTTAGGAGCATGCATATATTGATTATTAGATAACACTAAATGACAATCCATTGTATACAATGCTTCTTTGTCTTCTCCAAATGACGTGTTTCTCTTTTTGCAAGAATCAAATGGCATGCATAGCATAATAAAAAACCATCCAATCAACCATTGGATACTTTTTTTAGGAACCAACGATTGGATGGGTATTAAGATCACATTTTGCTTCACATACATCATATCAACAATTCAACTAAGTAATTAAAAACAATATAACTTTTTTGAGGAACAAAAACCATTCAACTAAGTAACTTTTTGAACCTCACACTGAACAAATGTCGTCGGAAAGCCTGAAATAGTAAATTCATAAAAATACGAGCTCTAGTGACAAGTCAAGGACTTGAACTCTCCACCACAAGGAATCTAACCATCTAAGCTACGCTAAATTCGTGATTCAACTTTTTTAGGGTGGAACCAAGTTTTATTCATCAAACCCCTCATGGAGTGCGATACGGTTTTGATCATGAGACTGGCCAAACCAAACGTGGCGTCCTGGGTCTGAAGTTATTGCAAACTTGGCTAGACTAGGTGCTTCATAATTAACATCATGACCttcaaaaataaaattacattgaaacaAAGACGCTGTAGAAGTGATCTCGCTAATGATAGCCTCGTAGTCGCCTCGGCCATGACTGATGATGTCTCCAACAACTTGTTTTTAGTCAGATGAGATGATAAACTGTTGGATGTGAAGGTTTTCTGCAAGGGTTATCGCCTCCCTACATGCAATTGCTTCAACCGTTGTTGGATCACACACCCCGCTAATGACAAGGGTCAAGCTCCCTAGTAAAGAGCCTTCCCTGTCCCTGCATACTGCGGCTACTCCTCGTCCCCTTCCAGCCCGGATACCAGCAACATGACTTTTTGCATACCAAGCGGCGGTGTCGTCGCTGACCCGTGATCGGTGCATAACCAGGAAGGCCATGCGCTGGGCGTGTTCCAGTAACCATCTCAAGCTtaaagatgtactccctccgttcctaaatataagtctttttagagatttcactatagggACTATATTCGGATGTATATAAACGCCTTTTAGACTatatagattcacttattttgccgCGTATGTAGTTTATAGTGAAATCTATTAAAAGACTTAGGCTGCGTTCGGCGCAGGAATTTTGCAGGCCAAATTTTCACCGGAATTAATTCCCGTAAGACCGTTCGCTCCAGAGGAACCAGCTTCTTGTGTTCCATAGGAAAGCGTCACAGACCTGTACATTTCATGGGAAAAATAAAATCTACTCCAATCAAAGGAAATGTGTGGTCAAAATCTCCTTCCCTCACTTCATCGCTCCCCCGCCCCATCCCACATCCCGTGTCCCGCCAGATGTGCTAGTACTAATGCAAGACAACGGCTAGACACTTTCCTGTAACCTGAACACACCTCATTTTTTTTTATTCCTATGCTCTGAAGACCTGTGGTTTGTACTGTACATCCAACTTCACTTTCCGTTTCGTTCTATTTTTTAGCTCCAACCAGACATAGGAATAGGAATGGAACCGACCCATTCCCGTGAAATGGAACCATTCCATTACATTTGGTTCCTCAACCAAACACATCCTTATTTTGCTCCTCTCCAATCCGAACGCagccttatatttaggaatggaggagagaggcgttttggaggccgagctccatggaggcctttatttttgaaaaaaataaattcaaacttttatgatttaaaaaattctgaaaaatatgcGTGTATATAAGGATGTTAACAACATGTGtgtaaaaattcatgatgaaataccttgagttgcgacctgtacaaaaaagacaaattcatggcctgGAAGGataaatagtatcatgtgttaaacaaccccagatttgtcttttttcacagccctcatttcaatgtattttgaactAAAAATTTACGCACATCtgtattttttcagatttttttgaactaTAAAAATATGAATTTCGATGAAATTTTAATTTTGAATTTGGAGGCCGAGCTCAAAAGGGATTTCCGGGAATGGAGGGACTACCTTTCAAGAAAGCCCACCGAAGCAAACTATATAAAAAAATCGGGGAGCCTTGGGCTGACGCTGAACAGTGTTGCCTGACGTGTGCTAGGTCGGCCATATCAGCTTTTGGGCTTGGGCTGGGCTCCAAGCTAACGGAACAGAACGGAACGGAGAAAGGAAAGAAGACGGCGATGACTCCAGTCTCCAGCACAACTGTCCAAGGCAACTCCGGGGGAGGGGAACGAAACGCATCCGGCGGAGCTACCATGGCGTCGTCGCCGCAGCAAGGCCAAGGCCAGgcccaaggcggcggcggcggcggcggcggcggcgtctgcccGGCGGAGCAGTTCTGGTCGCTGCTGGACAAGGCGGACCGGCGGTTCGCCCGGGTGCGGGACCTGCCCCTCTTCGGCCGCCAGGAGCCCGCGGAGTACGGCAAGGCCTTCCGCATCTACACCCAGCTGTGGCGCATGCAGCAGGagcaccgccaccgcctcctcgacgccggcctCCGCCGCTGGCAGGTCGGCGAGATCGCCGCCCGCATCGCCCACCTCTACTACTCCCAGTACCAGCGCACCTCCGACACCGCCCTCCTCTCCGAGGCCTTCGTCTTCTACCACGCCGTCCTCGACCGCGCCTACTTCCTCGACGACCACCTCGGGGCCTCCACCAAGCACCTGCGCTTTCTCGCCAGGTTCCTCCTCGTCGCGCTTATCCTCTCCCGCCGCGCGCAGACTGTGCCCCGCCTCGCCGGCCACATCCGGTCGCTCCTCGACGAATCCAAGAAGACCCTCCAGGTCCAATTCAATTCTTCTCTCTTTTGTTCCTTCCCCGCTTCCCGATCCCGATGCAATGAGCTCGCTCTTCATTTCTCTGGCTCAAATTAAGATGAAATGTTGCAGGAAGCTGATTACAGGGAATGGAAGCATGTCGTGCAAGAAATCACGAGGTTTCTAAAGGCTGACTCGCCCTTCATGAACAAGAGACCTCTCAGGTACAGCTATGCATTTGATCCTCCCCCGGAAACTCTTCCGACCATCCCACCTACAGTCAAGAAGCGCGGTCTGCTCTTAAGCGATGCCATCCTATGCAGCTATTATCATAACGAGGTATAATGCTTCCTCGGTTTCTTGCAGTCAGATGCATGGTACGCTCTTTAATTTTTTTACTAGCGGAACATCATGTATCTATGTGTTCCCTTCAGGTCAAATTTACCGACCTCACTCTAGACACATTCAGAATGCTTCAGTGTCTTGAATGGGAACCATGTGGTTCCTTTGCACAAAACAATGGTTACAGCGCCCATGATGAAGGCGGGCAAAATCACCCCAATCTCCTGAAAGATCTGAGAGACGCTGCGTTGCCCCCGAACCCACTGAAAACAGTTCTCTATCGCCCCTCGGTGCCACATTTCCTGAAGGTCAGTTTCTCATTTGGCATCTTGTCAACTCAAGTTTGATTTATTGTCTTCGTCCTGAATATACACACTGCTCATTGTTACTCAATGCACTGGTCTGGTCCTAAGAGAAAACCTGTGGACCAAGCTCTTCTAGATACATTTCAAATTAGGAAGTGGAAGTGTAATTTGTAAATGGCAGCCAGTGTATGTTTCTTGGAATGATCAAAAACCGGCTAGTAGGAGAATTGAAAAAAGTAGGGAATTCTGCAAGATATGTACACGATGCTACTAACTAATCTGAACTACGCGACGAGGAAGCATGATGATGACTTGATGAGGGAAGATAATGCAACTAAACTGAGTCTGTTTGTTGATTTGTTCCATTATCGATAATACCATCCTCTCCATTATCCGCCCATAATAACCAACAGTCCTTTCTTCATTCCTTTACACCCATAGCAGTTAGGAATTCTAACCCAAAATATATTTGAGGCATAATGGTATTAGTGATTCCTGGGGTGCTATGCTATGCAAATGATGCAATAGAGAGATGATTGCTGTTGAATAGAATGGCAATGTTTGGTGCATGCCCTCTGGGGCCTCCTATCATCCGCGCCCTCCTTTTACGGCCGAACATCCAAATTCTTTTTTTCTTTCGCTTCACAAGAAAATATAGTTATATGAACTCCTATGTTTACACCATTTTATCCTAAATGAAATATTTGCCTGGATAACAACATTTACGATTGAAATCCAGGTCCTTGCCACCAAATGTGAAGAGCTCCCATTGAACACTATGATGTTGATATACCTTTCCGCTGCAGGTTGGTGCCCTAGGCTTGTAGAACTAAAATGTTATCAGCTGTGTGTTAGGGAGTCATTCTAGTTAGCATTCAAATATGATAATTTCTTTCAGATGAGGTGCAATCCTCTGGACTTGGTCCCGATACAAGCGAGAGGGTTGTGAACAGCTTTAGTCAGTTTGACATATCTAATACCAGGGCCGGCACTTCAAAGGAAGATAACGAACCATGTCTTTGGTTAGGTTGCCGTGAAGGCGAAGGTATTTTTTTGACTCTGAGTTCATTCGACTATGTTCGATGTCTCTAATGCAATACATAACTAGTTTCACAATGCTGAGTTCATGTGATTATGTTCAATATCTCTAATGCAGTACAGAACGATTTTGATGGCATAGGGTTGTTTGAAGTTGCCTTTATACAGACTTGAGTATGTATATATGTTTTTGAAAAGAAGTGTATTGTTTCTGATACATGTTCAACATCTAGGCTCAAACTGCATATACCCTTGTGATCTGATCCCGTTTACAAGGAGACCTCTCTTTTTGGTGATTGACAGTAACATCAGCTATGCATTTAAGGCAGGTTTGTTTACTCTCTTTTTTTTGCTGCCATATCTATTATTCTGGCTAGTGAATACTGAATATATATTCTTAGTGGAAGTGGAGTATCCATGATCGGTGGATGCTTCATATGGAATATTGTATTGCTTCCTTGAGATAATGCAGAGGTTATTATTGAGCCCGCTCATATGCACATAGACAAGCTTATATTTTAATGCTCCCTCTAATACATATTAATTGGCACTCACTTGGTACAACTTTAGTGCAAAGTTCTACTAAgtgagcgacaattaatatggatcggagggagtaacattttaaaGTTCTTATTTTCATATTCACAGAGCTTTTGCCCTATGCTCTTATTGTGGAACAAAGTTCCTTCTGCATTTTCTTATTCTACAATTCACTTTCCTCCTTTTCTTGTTCTCTTTCTTTTTTGTTTGACGCTCATGTTTGTAATCTTACCCTCTAATCTTAAGTGAAAAGGCAGAGCACCTGCCTTTTGCCCGTAAAAAATCCTGTTTCTTTAGTCCTTTTTATTATTATAATGTGATATGCTAGTCCTTTTTGTTCTGTCAGTGATTTTGTCGATGCTAATTGTTGTATTTAAGCACTGCAGTCAATTCATGGGGCTGAAAAAGGGGAGACAGCTGCCATGTTACTTTCTCCAAGCTCCCGATCTTGCGCTGTAGGATTCAGTGGGGACTCTACACGGCAGAGTGGTAGTCAATTTACTATGTTCCTCACAGCTCCATTGCAAGCTTTCTGCTTTCTGATCGGCAATAATGGGCTGGACATTATTGACAaggtttgtgtttttattttgtgaCAAATTTCTTATTTCTGCCAGGCACTACATTTTGCAGTCTGAGAAttgatatgattttttttctgtagGATTATAACAAAGCCGAGGAGCTACTATCCTTGTCATTGAATGAATGGGCCATGACTTTGGTTGCTTCGTCTTCACTTGACCCTGTCTGGGTTGAAGTTTTAGGCGATCCACTCCTGCGGCGGCTGCTTCTCAGGTTACCTAGCTTGTCAATCTGTGATACTACTATTCCCCGCTCCAGTTCCAGTCCTGGGGAACAACTCAACCGAAACCTTGGTAGTAAGTTCATTTGGGTTGTTTCTTGCAGGTTTATTTTCTGCCGAGCCACGCTTTCGCTGTTCAAAGCGAGCAACGATAAGGCGGAATGCCTGCCAAGCTGCGTGCCTCCATTGCCGGAGTCGGTTGGGGGAGAAAGCATGCTGTCGCAATGCTGTCTGATGCGAGTGGCATCTTTCTTGGGCGCCGCTGACCAATTCTCGTTCGCCGAGGTTACTACATGGCCTGACATTGATGACCCACCAGCAGTGGAGGTGCCGACAAAGAGTTATGAGGAGAAGATCCATCGGCCGTCTCATGGACCCATTTCTCCTGGTAGCCGCTCTTGAAATTTCTTCCTCCTGAACTGCTAGTAACAGTTGTTGATTTGTGACCTCCCGCGGTACAAAGCGAAACTTATAGCATTCACCCCAGTGTGATATTAGTGAAATTTGACTAGAGAATAAAACCCGAGTACTTGATTGATCTTGTAAAATCGAATGGTGAGAGTTGCAACTGAATTTTGATGTTGCGAGCAAAATGATCGAATCTGCAGAAGCGGCCAGAAAGCGACAGGCCAATGCAAACTGCAAGATCTTTGGAAAAGCAGCTTACATGTCAAGTCATGAAAGGTCCGGACCTTTCTTTTTTTTTTAGTTTTGGATTGTCATCACCAAATGGAAGCAGTAGCAATGTGCCCGTGGAATGCGCCCCATCTCCAGCCAGCCATCCTCGAGCGTGGCAGCGACTTTTGGTTGTCAGCGTTATTGAGTGCACCGTTGCGGCAGTATCCAGCGTCGTTGGCCTGAAGAACCCTTGAAGAGCAGAAtgtcacagcctggtttttggccttttttttttattttctgagattttttgcttgagttttctttctcTGTGGCTATGTGGTTTGAAAACTGAAGGAGATGACCTCTTTTTTTTTTCCAGAGTAGCTTGTCATTCTCAAGACCTTTCCTAGACCTTGTCATTCCCATCTTGGACCAACCCCAATAATCTTtttcttgggaatattccttttttctattaaaggaataacccaatttgccctaggttgtgaagaaaattcccaaataattctcataaattgtttgagACATATCTTCATCACATATGGCAAAacttttctttgtcatgttcaaaaataattcaccaatatttcttttcctattctgccctaaatgacattttttgaagcaagtgctatttatctttgcccatttgaccccaaactt
This window of the Triticum aestivum cultivar Chinese Spring chromosome 5D, IWGSC CS RefSeq v2.1, whole genome shotgun sequence genome carries:
- the LOC123121537 gene encoding protein SCAI (The sequence of the model RefSeq protein was modified relative to this genomic sequence to represent the inferred CDS: added 118 bases not found in genome assembly) produces the protein MTPVSSTTVQGNSGGGERNASGGATMASSPQQGQGQVQGSGGGGGVCPAEQFWSLLDKADRRFARVRDLPLFGRQEPAEYGKAFRIYTQLWRMQQEHRHRLLDAGLRRWQVGEIAARIAHLYYSQYQRTSDTALLSEAFVFYHAVLDRAYFLDDHLGASTKHLRFLARFLLVALILSRRAQTVPRLAGHIRSLLDESKKTLQEADYREWKHVVQEITRFLKADSPFMNKRPLRYSYAFDPPPETLPTIPPTVKKRGLLLSDAILCSYYHNEVKFTDLTLDTFRMLQCLEWEPCGSFAQNNGYSAHDEGGQNHPNLLKDLRDAALPPNPLKTVLYRPSVPHFLKVLATKCEELPLNTMMLIYLSAADEVQSSGLGPDTSERVVNSFSQFDISNTRAGTSKEDNEPCLWLGCREGEGSNCIYPCDLIPFTRRPLFLVIDSNISYAFKSIHGAEKGETAAMLLSPSSRSCAVGFSGDSTRQSGSQFTMFLTAPLQAFCFLIGNNGLDIIDKDYNKAEELLSLSLNEWAMTLVASSSLDPVWVEVLGDPLLRRLLLRFIFCRATLSLFKASNDKAECLPSCVPPLPESVGGESMLSQCCLMRVASFLGAADQFSFAEVTTWPDIDDPPAVEVPTKSYEEKIHRPSHGPISPGSRS